The following coding sequences are from one Ornithodoros turicata isolate Travis chromosome 1, ASM3712646v1, whole genome shotgun sequence window:
- the LOC135378075 gene encoding sodium-dependent neutral amino acid transporter B(0)AT3-like — protein sequence MQNLLRKQRSSAELPVGTKVELREMQGPLIADNGTSVNYGSTNIAFEMDASPGAAQSTLQLDMASTDDKSSFKPTGGDDQRESWDSELQFILATIGYAVGLGNVWRFPYLAQKNGGGAFLIPYFIMLAIEGMPVFYMELAIGQRLRKGAIGVWNLVSPYTGGIGIASAVVSFNVALYYNTIIAWCLYYFLQSFQSPLPWAACPTEALSNGTIIINQECQKSSPTQYFWYRATLDVSPDIESPEAFNWRIALCLLGAWILCYLCMIKGIASSGKVVYVTATFPYVVLIIFFFRGITLEGMQDGLKHLFTPDWSKLEDPMVWLEAGTQIFFSLGLAFGGLIAFSSYNPVHNNCYRDAILVSLCNCGTSMFAGIVVFSILGFKAHMTNKKCLLEREIMFPNSTFLIESAMGNLSRLPEGFPACDLHEELAQSASGPGLAFIAFTEAINQFPGAPFWSVLFFMMLFTLGIDSQFGTLEGVITSIVDLKILPNLRKELLTGAICIISFLLSLIFAHGAGNYVFTLFDNYAGNFPLLIIALFEAISVSYVYGVKRFNNDIELMTGTRPGIYFNICWRYLAPITMTTILVTSFIQMATGGSHYEVWDREQAIPVQRNWPYWANFAIAFLILVSAIWIPLVALLRLCGINLLNEEEPSWFPADELRDFHGITEHKVTFVERYLLCIRDEEEPVEDV from the exons ATGCAGAACCTCTTAAGAAAGCAGAGATCCAGTGCAGAACTTCCCGTGGGCACCAAAGTCGAGTTGCGTGAGATGCAAGGACCCCTCATAGCAGACAACGGCACTAGTGTCAACTATGGAAGCACAAACATCGCTTTCGAAATGGACGCTAGTCCCGGAGCCGCCCAGTCTACACTCCAGTTGGACATGGCCAGCACAGACGACAAGTCCAGCTTCAAGCCCACGGGCGGTGACGACCAAAGAGAATCTTGGGATTCCGAGTTACAATTCATCTTGGCTACCATTGGTTACGCCGTTGGGCTGGGGAATGTCTGGAGGTTTCCCTACCTTGCCCAGAAGAATGGCGGAG GGGCTTTCCTGATTCCGTACTTCATCATGCTCGCCATCGAAGGAATGCCAGTGTTTTACATGGAGCTAGCAATAGGGCAGAGGCTTCGAAAGGGGGCCATCGGAGTCTGGAACCTCGTCTCTCCGTACACGGGAGGCATTGGCATTGCGTCCGCCGTTGTGTCATTCAACGTAGCCCTCTACTACAATACCATCATTGCTTGGTGTCTGTATTACTTCCTGCAGAGCTTCCAGTCCCCCCTTCCTTGGGCCGCCTGTCCCACGGAAGCCCTTTCTAACGGCACGATCATCATCAACCAAGAATGTCAA AAAAGCAGTCCAACGCAGTATTTTTGGTACCGTGCCACGTTGGATGTTTCCCCGGATATAGAGTCCCCAGAAGCGTTTAACTGGAGAATAGCCCTGTGTCTCCTGGGAGCATGGATTTTGTGCTACCTTTGTATGATCAAGGGCATCGCTTCTTCTGGAAAG GTGGTGTATGTGACAGCTACATTCCCCTACGTAGTGCTTATCATCTTCTTTTTTCGTGGAATTACCTTGGAGGGCATGCAAGATGGTTTAAAGCACCTATTTACACCAGAT TGGAGTAAACTGGAGGACCCGATGGTGTGGCtggaggctggaacacagatcTTCTTTTCTTTGGGGTTGGCTTTTGGGGGCCTCATCGCGTTCTCATCTTACAACCCCGTACACAACAACTGCTATCGAGATGCCATCTTGGTGTCTCTGTGCAACTGTGGCACGTCCATGTTCGCAGGCATTGTAGTGTTCTCCATTCTCG GTTTTAAAGCGCACATGACAAACAAGAAGTGTCTGCTCGAGAGAGAGATAATGTTTCCCAACTCTACATTCCTCATCGAAAGTGCTATGGGCAACCTATCCAGGCTTCCTGAGGGTTTCCCAGCTTGTGATCTGCATGAGGAACTTGCTCAG AGTGCTTCAGGGCCTGGTCTGGCATTTATAGCGTTCACGGAAGCCATCAACCAATTTCCCGGCGCACCTTTCTGGTCCGTCCTCTTCTTCATGATGCTTTTCACCCTTGGCATCGATTCGCAGTTTGGTACTTTGGAAGGTGTCATCACTTCTATAGTTGACCTTAAAATTCTGCCCAATCTCAGGAAAGAACTGCTCACAG GTGCCATCTGCATCATCAGCTTCCTGTTGTCCCTGATATTCGCCCACGGTGCCGGAAATTATGTGTTCACCCTGTTCGACAACTACGCAGGAAATTTTCCGCTGCTCATCATTGCCCTGTTCGAAGCTATCTCAGTCTCCTACGTGTACGGCGTGAAAAG ATTTAACAACGACATTGAACTGATGACAGGGACACGCCCCGGTATATATTTTAACATCTGCTGGAGGTACTTGGCACCCATTACTATGACTACAATTTTAGTGACCAGTTTCATCCAAATGGCAACTGGAGGGAGTCATTACGAAGTTTGGGATCGAGAACAG GCAATACCTGTTCAACGCAACTGGCCTTATTGGGCGAATTTTGCCATCGCTTTTCTGATTCTCGTTAGTGCCATATGGATCCCCTTAGTGGCTCTGTTACGCCTGTGTGGCATCAACTTGCTGAACGAGGAGGAGCCTTCCTGGTTTCCCGCCGATGAACTGCGTGATTTCCATGGCATCACAGAACACAAGGTGACCTTCGTCGAACGCTATCTATTGTGCATCCGTGATGAAGAGGAGCCCGTCGAAGACGTTTGA